The proteins below are encoded in one region of Triticum aestivum cultivar Chinese Spring chromosome 1B, IWGSC CS RefSeq v2.1, whole genome shotgun sequence:
- the LOC123140116 gene encoding uncharacterized protein has product MAASYRPYGRAAFLHHSADQAHRGGQPGLLPAMAWRRGVAATPRASLVAARTETEEAVYEAVMPQAVLMEDLQGRGRHERLRRSGACGGTSSWSRRATPSLASVRDNMTKREDNGEVVICILGFESVFLKLFWWVN; this is encoded by the exons ATGGCGGCATCCTACAGGCCGTACGGGCGCGCAGCCTTCCTCCACCACTCGGCCGACCAGGCCCATCGTGGCGGCCAGCCCGGGCTGCTCCCCGCCATGGCGTGGAGGCGGGGCGTGGCGGCGACCCCGAGGGCGAGCCTAGTGGCGGCGCGGACGGAGACGGAGGAGGCGGTGTACGAGGCGGTGATGCCGCAGGCCGTGCTGATGGAGGATctgcaggggcgcgggcggcatgAGAGGCTGAGGCGGTCAGGCGCCTGTGGCGGGACGAGCAGCTGGAGCAGGAGGGCAACGCCGAGCTTGGCATCTGTCCGAGACAACATGACCAAGAGAG AGGACAACGGGGAAGTAGTAATTTGCATCTTGGGGTTTGAGAGTGTATTTCTCAAGCTATTCTGGTGGGTGAACTGA